A stretch of Roseibium porphyridii DNA encodes these proteins:
- a CDS encoding LON peptidase substrate-binding domain-containing protein, with protein MQAGNAIYETIADLPAALPVFPLSGALLLPRTQLPLNIFEQRYIDMVDAALAGNRLIGMVQPLPERLAGDPDTPDLASVGCVGRLTSFQETGDGRYLITLQGITRFALGNERKSYSRFREVECDFAAFANDLRCGEGEDGVDRNGLLKTLRSYLDANNLEADWQSVSEAETEVLVNALCMMCPYGPQEKQALLEARDLRTRAETLIAITEMDLAKSQNDGGSTLQ; from the coding sequence ATGCAGGCAGGAAACGCCATTTACGAGACGATTGCGGATTTGCCAGCGGCCTTGCCCGTATTTCCGCTTTCAGGTGCCTTGTTGCTTCCCCGGACGCAATTGCCGCTCAATATTTTCGAGCAACGATATATCGACATGGTTGACGCCGCACTTGCAGGCAACCGATTGATCGGCATGGTTCAACCTTTGCCAGAGCGTCTTGCCGGAGATCCGGATACTCCGGATCTTGCGAGCGTTGGCTGTGTAGGACGTTTGACAAGTTTTCAGGAAACAGGAGACGGGCGTTACCTGATCACCCTCCAGGGTATTACCCGTTTCGCACTCGGAAACGAGCGCAAGAGCTACAGCCGGTTCCGTGAGGTTGAGTGTGACTTTGCCGCCTTTGCCAACGATTTGAGGTGCGGTGAGGGTGAAGACGGCGTTGACCGAAATGGTCTTTTGAAAACCCTGCGCAGTTATCTGGATGCAAACAATCTGGAGGCGGATTGGCAGAGCGTTTCTGAAGCTGAGACGGAAGTTCTGGTCAATGCCTTGTGCATGATGTGTCCTTATGGTCCTCAGGAGAAGCAGGCCTTGCTTGAAGCAAGGGATCTCAGAACCCGTGCGGAGACCCTGATTGCGATCACCGAGATGGATCTGGCAAAATCACAAAATGACGGCGGCTCAACGCTGCAGTGA
- a CDS encoding Trm112 family protein: protein MNETSERTVDRKLLELLVCPVTKSTLEYDAEAQELISRSAKLAYPIRNGIPIMLPDEARVLED from the coding sequence ATGAACGAAACAAGTGAACGCACCGTCGACCGCAAGCTGCTGGAGTTGCTCGTCTGTCCGGTAACAAAGTCCACGCTGGAATATGATGCAGAAGCACAGGAGCTGATTTCCCGCTCCGCCAAGCTGGCCTATCCGATCAGAAACGGCATTCCGATCATGCTGCCAGATGAGGCGCGCGTGTTGGAGGACTGA
- a CDS encoding YggT family protein, translating into MTALFNVILIALDLYFYIIIASAIFSWLYAFNIINSNNQIINSIGRALYNLTEPALRPIRRFLPNLGGIDISPVILLLGIIFLRQIIILNLMPMFRGY; encoded by the coding sequence ATGACCGCACTCTTCAACGTGATCCTCATTGCACTGGATCTCTACTTCTACATCATTATCGCCAGTGCGATTTTCTCCTGGCTATATGCCTTCAACATCATCAATTCCAACAACCAGATCATCAATTCGATCGGCAGGGCGCTCTATAATCTCACCGAGCCTGCATTGAGGCCAATTCGCCGGTTTCTGCCGAATCTCGGCGGCATAGACATTTCGCCGGTTATCTTGCTGCTCGGGATTATCTTCCTGCGTCAGATCATTATCTTGAACTTGATGCCAATGTTCCGAGGGTACTGA
- a CDS encoding MipA/OmpV family protein, translating to MLKLFSRAALALALSAVTGSALAQSGDLSAQDANRQFVVDLGIGAIAKPRYEAADSYLIYPFPIISVGRFYLPGLGQVVDGRRKSGIFFFPSFNFIGERKASDSNDLRGTRTIDWAVELGLGGGFRTEHFRAFAELRQGINGHTGQVGQLGLDGIVYPAEKWEVSFGPRADFATDDYMDTYFGVTSSEAAASGGRLTRYDPSGGFKSVGLAARASYDWNDDVRLHIQGGYDRLVGDAADSPIARNGSKDQFSLGVGVSYRFAFDLFD from the coding sequence ATGTTGAAGCTGTTTTCGCGCGCTGCGCTTGCCCTTGCCCTGAGCGCCGTGACCGGTAGCGCACTGGCTCAAAGTGGTGACCTTTCCGCTCAAGATGCCAATCGTCAGTTTGTAGTCGATCTGGGCATCGGCGCCATCGCCAAGCCGCGCTATGAAGCCGCGGACTCTTACCTGATCTATCCGTTTCCGATCATTTCGGTTGGCCGGTTCTATCTGCCGGGACTTGGGCAGGTTGTTGACGGTCGGCGGAAAAGTGGAATTTTCTTCTTTCCCTCGTTCAACTTTATCGGCGAGCGCAAGGCGAGCGACAGCAACGATCTGCGCGGCACACGCACCATTGACTGGGCAGTTGAACTCGGTCTTGGCGGTGGGTTCCGGACAGAGCATTTCCGTGCTTTTGCCGAGCTGCGCCAAGGTATCAACGGCCACACCGGGCAGGTGGGTCAGCTTGGTCTCGATGGTATCGTCTATCCAGCTGAAAAGTGGGAAGTGTCCTTCGGTCCGCGAGCCGATTTTGCAACGGACGATTACATGGACACCTATTTCGGTGTGACAAGCTCCGAGGCCGCGGCAAGTGGCGGTCGCCTGACGCGGTATGACCCAAGTGGCGGGTTCAAGAGCGTCGGCCTGGCAGCTCGTGCAAGCTATGATTGGAACGACGATGTGCGTTTGCACATTCAGGGCGGGTATGACCGTCTGGTCGGCGATGCTGCTGACAGCCCGATTGCAAGGAACGGCAGCAAAGACCAGTTTAGCCTGGGTGTCGGTGTCAGCTACCGCTTTGCATTCGATCTCTTCGACTGA